The window GAGGCCGTGCGGCAGCGATCAATATCATTCCTTCATCTACCGGAGCTGCTAAAGCTGCCGGAGAAGTCATTCCCGCGGTAAAAGGAAAATTAACCGGAATGTCTTTCCGTGTACCGACGGCCAACGTATCGGTTGTCGATCTCACATTTCGCTCCAACAAAGAAACATCGATCGAAGAAATCGATGCATTGATGAAAAAAGCTTCCGAGAGCTATCTGAAGGGAATTCTCGGTTATTGCAACGAAGAAGTCGTTTCAACGGATTTTATTCACGATGAACGTTCATCTATTTACGACTCGCTCGCGACCCTTGAAAATAACCTCAAAGGTGAAAAACGTTTTTTCAAAATCGTTTCATGGTACGATAATGAATGGGGCTATTCGAATCGCGTCGTCGACCTGTTGCTGAAGATGGCTAAATAACAGGACGTGACGTTTTATGAAAAAATTAACGATTGATCAGGTAAGCGTGCAGGGCCAACGTGTGCTCTTGCGCGTAGATTTCAATGTTCCACTGGATGACCAACTCCATATTACCGACGACACGCGCATTCGCGAGTCGTTGCCTACGATCAAAAAAATTCTGAATGACGGCGGACGGTTGGTCATTATGAGCCATTTGGGCAGACCCAAAGGCAAAAAAAATCCATCGATGAGTCTGAAACCATGCGCGGCGAAATTATCCGAGCTGCTCGGCAAGCCGGTGCAGATGGCCGAAGATTGCGTCGGTGAAATGGTCGAAAAACAATCGGCTTTGTTGAAAAACGGCGAAGCAATGTTGCTTGAAAATTTACGATTCTACAATGAAGAAGAAGCTAACGACCCGGCATTTGCGCAGAAGCTTGCAAAATTGGGCGATGTTTACGTTAATGATGCTTTTGGGACGGCTCATCGCGCGCACGCATCGACCGAAGGAGTGACCCAATATTTTAAGCAAAATGTTGCCGGATACTTGATGGAAAAAGAAATCAATTATCTTGGCGCGAAATTGGAAAATCCCAAGCGCCCATTTGTTGCAATTATCGGCGGTGCAAAAATTTCCGGTAAAATCGACGTGATCGAAAATCTGCTTAAGAAAGTCGATACGATCATTATCGGTGGCGGAATGGCTTTTACGTTTGCCAAAGTCATGGGACAGGAAATCGGTAAGTCGCTTTTCGAAGCTGAGAAGGCCGATTTAGCCAAAGCGATTTTGGATAAGACGAAAACAGGAAAAGCTAAATTAATGCTGCCGGTTGATGCAGTGGTTGCTAAAGAATTTAAAAACGAGGCCGAGCATCAGTCTGTCACCATGAATGCAATTCCGGCGGATTGGATGGGCGTGGATATCGGCCCGAAGACGATTGACTTATTTACGAATGAAATTTTAAACGCACAGACGATCGTGTGGAATGGCCCAATGGGCGTATTTGAAATGCCGAATTTTGCCAAAGGCACCAAAGCGGTTGCCGATGCTTTGGTTAAAGCGACGCAAAAAGGCGCTTCAACGATTGTTGGTGGCGGTGATTCAGCGGCAGCTATTTCAGAATTCGGGTACGAAAAGCAGGTAAGCCACGTGTCAACCGGAGGCGGCGCTTCCTTGGAATTTCTCGAAGGAAAAGTTCTGCCTGGATTGGAGGCGTTGGCCAATGCCTGAAATACGGAGGAAGCTGATTGCCGGAAATTGGAAAATGTATAAAACGCCTCAGGAAGCGATGCAATTGGCAAAGGCGTTGAAGATCAAATTAACGGACATCCGTAAAACCGATGTAGCCGTTTGTCCACCGTTTATCGATATTGCTTCAGTAAGAGATATTTTGAAAGATTCAAAAATTACTGTTGGCGCGCAAAATATGTACTTGCAGAAATTCGGCGCTTTTACCGGCGAGATTTCTGCACCGATGATCAAGGATGCCGGATGCGAATGGGTAATCATAGGCCACTCCGAACGGCGTCAATATTTTCATGAAACGGACGAATCCGTCAATCAGAAGCTAAAATTTGCCATTGCCGAAGGACTTCGACCGATTGTATGCATCGGCGAAACTCTCGAACAACGAGAGAAAGGGGAAACGGTTAATGTCATTTCTCACCAGTTTACTGGAGCTTTTAAATCAATGGATGCGACGGAGTTTGGAAAAGTGGTTATTGCGTATGAACCCGTATGGGCGATTGGTACCGGCAAAAACGCTACAGCACAGGAAGCCGAAGAAGTTCATAAACATATTCGTTCGATGATTGTTAATCATTACGGACAGACGCTTGCCGATGCAACAGTAATTCTATATGGTGGTAGCGTGAAACCGGAAAATGCACAGTCATTGTTGGCGTGTGCAAATATCGATGGAGCTTTGGTTGGTGGAGCCAGTTTGGATGCAGAGCAGTTCATTGCAATTATTCGAAGCGCTGAAAATTTAAGTTAGAATTTCATTTATATATTTTACTATTTAAGGAGTTATCAGGATGTTTGTTTTTTTAGTTGTCATTCATATCATCGTCAGCGTATTGTTGGTAGTTGCGATTTTAATGCAATCGAGCAAAGGCGGTGGACTCGCGGGTACTTTCGGCGGCGGCGGTTCGACGGCGTTTCTGAGCGGACGTCAGGCGGCGGATACGTTAACCAAAGCTACGGTCGTATTGGCTATTTTGTTTGCGTTGTTGAGTATCGGACTCAATGTGAAAGGTTTACGCGATACGGGAGCCGATCAAGGCATTATTGAAAAGGAACTTGAGCAACAAGGCGGTGCGCCAACATTACCGGCTCAGGAATAGTTTTTTGGATGTTGCGATAAATTTTTTATTGAAATTTTTTCAAAAATTAGATACGTTATCAGCGTACATCAGTTAATCGTAACATCTTGCCGAAGTGGTGAAATTGGCAGACACACCATCTTGAGGGGGTGGCGCCGCGAGGCGTGCGGGTTCAAATCCCGCCTTCGGCACGTTATTTAAAGGTATCTTTCCTAATTCAACCGGCACGCGTTCTCATCTTTAAGTTTTTGTCTAAAAAATAAAACACTCAATCATTATAAACACAGTCGGAGGTGTACGTAATGAAAACCAAATTAATGTATTTCATCACGTTTTTATTGATGGCCGTTTTCAGCATGAGCGTTATTGCGCAGGATAATGCTGATGAAGAATATCAACGTAAATTAGAAGCCTGGAAAAAACAAAAAGAAGAGATCGAACGGCAGAACCAGGAAAAAATGAATGCGATGGGCGCCCAGAAAGGTGCCAAAGCACGTTTCAAAGCCGGAAACGATTATTTCAAACAAGGCGATTATGCCGCGGCCGTGCGCGAATTTCAAGAAGCCGTTAAGTTAGATCCTAATTACCAAAAAGCATATGCGAACTTAGGTTTAGCATATCGTAAACTCGGCGACTTTCAAAGCGCTGTCACTAATTACGATAAAGCGATCAATATGCCAAATGGTGAGAAGGAAATTGTCACTACAGCGATTAAATATAAAGCCACTTTGTATGTTGATACCAAAGAATTCAAGAAAGCCATTGAGACCATGGACGCTTATCTGAAAGATAATCCGAATGATGACGAAGTTATTTACCTCAAAGGCAAAGCGATGAAAGACGGTTTGGGTCAACTGAAAGAATCTATTCCGGTATTTCAGGATGCCTTGGCTAAAGATGCCAATAATGCTAAAGCTTACTTGGAATTGGTAAGTGCTTACAATATAACTGGCGATTTTGACTCCGCCGTCAAAAATGGCTTGAAAGGTATTGAAGTATCTCGCGATGCCGAAACAACGGCGGCGTTGAATTTTGAATTGGCTGATGCGTATCGTAAGTCGGGCAATAATACTGAAGCCATTAAATATTATAATAATTCCAAGACCAGCCGTCGTTGGAGAGAATCAGCCGAATACTGGTTAAAAAATTTAGGCTCAAAATAATTATCCGGGAAATTGGCATGAGTGAACTGATCGAAGGTTGGGCCGTCGTCAGGACGGTCGATTATGAACATCAGGCTGATATGATCTGCGATCTCCTCGCCGCTGCAGGCATTGAGAGTACTGTCTTATCGCAAAAAGATCACATGAATGTTGTGTGGGTAGGCGACTTGTCGGCAGTTAAAGTTCTTGTTCCGAAAGAACAATTGAACGCAGCGCTGGAAGTTGTTAAAGATATTGAATTGCCGGAGATGGCTTTGGAAGAAGATGCGGATGTAGGTGAAGAAGGAGACGAATCCGAAGACGAGGACGAAAACGACGAAAGTTAGGCTTCATGCCGTCGGATCAACTAGCAACGATCAAAATCAGTGCAGTTTCTTATTTAAATACCAAACCCATAGTATACGGGTTGGAAAACGGACGTCTGCCTCACCGCTTCGACATTCGTTACGACATCCCCTCCGAATGTGCAAAACAATTGGCCGGTCGTACCGTTGACCTCGCTCTTATTCCTTCAATTGAGTATTCCCGAATCAGAGAAACCATTTCACTTTTTATTGTTCCGTCCATTGCTGTAATTTCCCGCGGTGAAGTTCGAAGTGTTGAACTTTTTTTTAATCGTGGACTTGAACAGATTCGTACGGTTGCGGTAGACAGCAGCAGCCGCACATCAGTGGCGTTGTTGCGTATTATTTTAGGCGAAAAATTCGATATTCAACCGGAATTGATCGAAATGGAGCCTGATTTATCGCATATGTTATCCAAAGCGGATGCGGCACTGGTGATCGGCGATAAAGCTTTA of the bacterium genome contains:
- a CDS encoding phosphoglycerate kinase — its product is MKKLTIDQVSVQGQRVLLRVDFNVPLDDQLHITDDTRIRESLPTIKKILNDGGRLVIMSHLGRPKGKKNPSMSLKPCAAKLSELLGKPVQMAEDCVGEMVEKQSALLKNGEAMLLENLRFYNEEEANDPAFAQKLAKLGDVYVNDAFGTAHRAHASTEGVTQYFKQNVAGYLMEKEINYLGAKLENPKRPFVAIIGGAKISGKIDVIENLLKKVDTIIIGGGMAFTFAKVMGQEIGKSLFEAEKADLAKAILDKTKTGKAKLMLPVDAVVAKEFKNEAEHQSVTMNAIPADWMGVDIGPKTIDLFTNEILNAQTIVWNGPMGVFEMPNFAKGTKAVADALVKATQKGASTIVGGGDSAAAISEFGYEKQVSHVSTGGGASLEFLEGKVLPGLEALANA
- the tpiA gene encoding triose-phosphate isomerase translates to MRRKLIAGNWKMYKTPQEAMQLAKALKIKLTDIRKTDVAVCPPFIDIASVRDILKDSKITVGAQNMYLQKFGAFTGEISAPMIKDAGCEWVIIGHSERRQYFHETDESVNQKLKFAIAEGLRPIVCIGETLEQREKGETVNVISHQFTGAFKSMDATEFGKVVIAYEPVWAIGTGKNATAQEAEEVHKHIRSMIVNHYGQTLADATVILYGGSVKPENAQSLLACANIDGALVGGASLDAEQFIAIIRSAENLS
- the secG gene encoding preprotein translocase subunit SecG translates to MRMFVFLVVIHIIVSVLLVVAILMQSSKGGGLAGTFGGGGSTAFLSGRQAADTLTKATVVLAILFALLSIGLNVKGLRDTGADQGIIEKELEQQGGAPTLPAQE
- a CDS encoding tetratricopeptide repeat protein; its protein translation is MKTKLMYFITFLLMAVFSMSVIAQDNADEEYQRKLEAWKKQKEEIERQNQEKMNAMGAQKGAKARFKAGNDYFKQGDYAAAVREFQEAVKLDPNYQKAYANLGLAYRKLGDFQSAVTNYDKAINMPNGEKEIVTTAIKYKATLYVDTKEFKKAIETMDAYLKDNPNDDEVIYLKGKAMKDGLGQLKESIPVFQDALAKDANNAKAYLELVSAYNITGDFDSAVKNGLKGIEVSRDAETTAALNFELADAYRKSGNNTEAIKYYNNSKTSRRWRESAEYWLKNLGSK
- a CDS encoding DUF2007 domain-containing protein, which translates into the protein MSELIEGWAVVRTVDYEHQADMICDLLAAAGIESTVLSQKDHMNVVWVGDLSAVKVLVPKEQLNAALEVVKDIELPEMALEEDADVGEEGDESEDEDENDES
- a CDS encoding menaquinone biosynthesis protein yields the protein MPSDQLATIKISAVSYLNTKPIVYGLENGRLPHRFDIRYDIPSECAKQLAGRTVDLALIPSIEYSRIRETISLFIVPSIAVISRGEVRSVELFFNRGLEQIRTVAVDSSSRTSVALLRIILGEKFDIQPELIEMEPDLSHMLSKADAALVIGDKALHYYNAADNRLDLGEEWNDLTDGLPFVYSFWAGVPDRLHPTDIKTLIDSRDLGLAHIKEISDIYQQASVSGLSTEFYEKYLTENIRYEFGKDEIEGLKEYLSYCFYYGLIGEIPEITFYNME